A DNA window from Enterobacter cloacae subsp. cloacae ATCC 13047 contains the following coding sequences:
- a CDS encoding anion permease translates to MNTKTAVTPPVANQASNGKAKRLLMMALPVIVAVLLLFVPVPEGLPPYAWHYFAIFVGVIVGLIFEPLPGAVIGLTGVVAIALCSQWVLFSPEQLADPKFKLAGASFKWAVSGFGNSTVWLIFGAFMFAAGYDKTRFGRRLALILVKYLGRRSLTLGYAITFADLLLAPFTPSNTARSGGTIYPIIANLPPLYGSKPNDPSARKIGSYLMWVAITAACITSSMFLSALAPNLLALALVKSTVGIDISWGTWFLAFLPLGILLILTMPLLAYWFYPPEVKVNNEVPLWATRELEKLGKLSRNEILLLVFVCCALLMWIFAAAWIEPAMAALLIVGLMLWTGVLEWNDITGNKAAWNTFVWFATLVALADGLSSTGFISWLGKEGGLLMSGISPGVATIVLLLAFYLLHYLFASTTAHTTALLPAMLTIASTIPGMNMEVFVLLMVTSLGVMGIITPYGTGPSPIYYGSGYLPTKDYWRLGTIFGAIFLAALLLIGYPWMSMMF, encoded by the coding sequence ATGAATACAAAAACTGCTGTAACGCCCCCTGTGGCGAACCAGGCATCAAATGGGAAAGCAAAACGACTGCTGATGATGGCATTGCCCGTCATCGTCGCCGTCCTGCTGCTGTTTGTTCCGGTACCAGAAGGACTGCCGCCTTATGCGTGGCACTACTTCGCGATCTTTGTCGGCGTGATCGTCGGCTTAATCTTCGAACCGCTGCCGGGCGCGGTGATCGGTCTGACTGGCGTGGTGGCGATTGCGCTGTGCAGCCAGTGGGTGCTGTTCAGCCCTGAACAGCTGGCCGACCCGAAATTCAAGCTGGCGGGTGCCTCCTTTAAGTGGGCCGTGAGCGGGTTTGGTAACTCGACTGTGTGGCTGATCTTCGGTGCCTTCATGTTCGCCGCGGGCTATGATAAAACCCGCTTCGGCCGCCGTCTGGCGCTGATTCTGGTGAAATATCTCGGCCGTCGCAGCCTGACGCTCGGTTATGCCATCACCTTCGCGGACCTGCTGCTGGCACCGTTTACGCCGTCCAACACCGCACGTAGCGGCGGGACCATCTACCCGATCATCGCTAACCTGCCGCCGCTGTATGGCTCAAAACCAAACGACCCAAGCGCGCGTAAAATTGGTTCGTACCTGATGTGGGTGGCGATCACCGCGGCCTGTATCACCAGCTCGATGTTCCTCTCCGCCCTTGCGCCGAACCTGCTGGCACTGGCGCTGGTGAAAAGCACGGTAGGGATTGATATCTCCTGGGGTACCTGGTTCCTCGCCTTCCTGCCGCTGGGCATTCTGCTGATTCTGACCATGCCGCTGCTGGCCTACTGGTTCTACCCACCAGAAGTCAAAGTGAATAATGAAGTACCGCTGTGGGCAACGCGTGAACTGGAAAAACTGGGCAAACTGTCCCGCAATGAAATTCTGCTGCTGGTGTTCGTGTGCTGTGCGCTGCTGATGTGGATCTTCGCCGCCGCGTGGATTGAACCAGCCATGGCTGCCCTGCTGATTGTGGGTCTGATGCTGTGGACCGGCGTGCTGGAGTGGAACGATATCACCGGAAATAAAGCCGCGTGGAATACCTTCGTCTGGTTCGCCACCCTGGTCGCGCTGGCGGACGGCCTCTCCTCTACCGGCTTTATCAGCTGGCTGGGTAAAGAAGGCGGTCTGTTAATGAGCGGTATCTCGCCGGGCGTTGCCACCATCGTACTGCTGCTGGCGTTCTACCTGCTGCACTACCTGTTTGCCAGCACCACCGCGCACACCACCGCGCTGCTGCCGGCGATGCTGACCATCGCCTCCACCATTCCGGGCATGAATATGGAAGTCTTCGTCCTGCTGATGGTGACCTCGCTGGGTGTGATGGGGATCATCACCCCGTACGGTACCGGCCCAAGCCCGATTTACTACGGTAGTGGCTACCTGCCAACCAAAGACTACTGGCGCCTGGGCACTATCTTCGGTGCCATCTTCCTGGCGGCCCTGCTGCTGATTGGTTATCCGTGGATGTCCATGATGTTCTGA
- the fumA gene encoding class I fumarate hydratase FumA, which produces MSNKPFFYQNPFPLAHDDTEYYLLTKEHVSVAEFDGQEVLKVEPEALTLLAQQAFHDAAFMLRPSHQKQVAAILNDPEASQNDKYVALQFLRNSEIAAKGVLPTCQDTGTAIIMGKKGQRVWTGGGDEAALSQGVYNTYIEDNLRYSQNAALDMYKEVNTGTNLPAQIDLYSVDGDEYKFLCMAKGGGSANKTYLYQETKALITPAKLKNYLVEKMRTLGTAACPPYHIAFVIGGTSAEATLKTVKLASTRYYDALPTEGNEHGQAFRDVQLEQELLQEAQNLGLGAQFGGKYFAHDIRVIRLPRHGASCPIGMGVSCSADRNIKAKINRDGIWIEKLEHNPGQYIPETLRQQGEGDVVSINLNTPMNEILAQLSAHPVSTRLSLNGTIIVARDIAHAKLKELLDNGEELPQYVKDHPIYYAGPAKTPEGYASGSLGPTTAGRMDSYVDLLQSHGASMIMLAKGNRSQQVTDACHKHGGFYLGSIGGPAAVLAQNSIKSLECVAYPELGMEAIWKIEVENFPAFILVDDKGNDFFQQIQNKQCQGCSQR; this is translated from the coding sequence ATGTCAAACAAACCGTTTTTTTATCAAAACCCCTTCCCACTCGCGCACGACGACACCGAATACTATCTGCTGACCAAAGAGCACGTCTCCGTGGCTGAGTTCGACGGTCAGGAAGTCCTGAAAGTCGAGCCAGAGGCGCTGACGCTGCTGGCACAGCAGGCGTTCCACGATGCTGCGTTTATGCTGCGTCCTTCCCATCAGAAGCAGGTCGCCGCCATTCTTAACGACCCGGAAGCGAGCCAGAACGATAAGTACGTTGCCCTGCAGTTCCTGCGTAACTCTGAAATCGCCGCTAAAGGCGTGCTGCCAACCTGCCAGGATACCGGTACAGCGATCATCATGGGTAAAAAAGGCCAGCGCGTCTGGACCGGCGGTGGCGATGAAGCCGCGCTGAGTCAGGGGGTGTACAACACCTACATCGAAGACAACCTGCGCTACTCCCAGAACGCGGCGCTGGATATGTATAAAGAGGTGAACACCGGCACCAACCTGCCTGCGCAGATCGACCTCTACAGCGTCGACGGCGACGAGTACAAATTCCTCTGCATGGCGAAAGGCGGCGGTTCAGCCAACAAAACCTACCTCTATCAGGAAACCAAAGCGCTGATCACTCCGGCGAAGCTGAAAAACTATCTGGTGGAGAAGATGCGTACCCTGGGTACCGCGGCCTGTCCGCCTTACCATATTGCCTTCGTGATTGGCGGAACCTCCGCGGAAGCGACGCTGAAAACGGTGAAGCTGGCCTCCACCCGCTACTACGACGCCCTGCCTACCGAGGGGAACGAGCACGGCCAGGCGTTCCGCGATGTTCAGCTCGAACAGGAACTGCTCCAGGAAGCGCAGAACCTGGGTCTGGGTGCGCAGTTTGGTGGTAAATACTTCGCTCACGATATCCGCGTGATCCGCCTGCCGCGCCACGGTGCCTCCTGCCCAATCGGCATGGGTGTCTCCTGCTCCGCAGACCGTAACATCAAAGCGAAAATCAACCGCGACGGGATCTGGATTGAAAAACTGGAACACAACCCGGGTCAGTACATTCCTGAAACGCTGCGCCAGCAGGGCGAAGGCGACGTGGTCAGCATCAACCTCAACACGCCGATGAACGAGATCCTGGCGCAGCTTTCCGCGCACCCGGTCTCTACCCGCCTGTCGCTGAACGGCACCATCATCGTGGCGCGTGATATCGCCCACGCGAAGCTGAAAGAGCTGCTCGACAACGGCGAGGAACTGCCGCAGTACGTTAAAGACCATCCGATTTACTATGCGGGCCCGGCCAAAACGCCGGAAGGTTATGCCTCCGGCTCACTCGGCCCAACCACTGCGGGCCGCATGGACTCGTATGTGGATTTACTGCAGTCCCACGGCGCGAGCATGATCATGCTGGCTAAAGGCAACCGCAGCCAGCAGGTGACGGATGCCTGCCACAAACACGGCGGCTTCTACCTGGGCAGCATCGGCGGCCCGGCGGCGGTACTGGCGCAAAACAGCATCAAGAGCCTGGAGTGCGTGGCGTATCCGGAACTGGGAATGGAAGCCATCTGGAAAATTGAAGTGGAGAACTTCCCGGCGTTTATCCTGGTGGATGACAAAGGTAACGACTTCTTCCAGCAGATCCAGAACAAACAGTGCCAGGGATGTTCACAGCGCTGA
- a CDS encoding serine hydrolase domain-containing protein, whose translation MKNKTLNRSLLAALVVSSLLSPAVMAACHGTDLNQCPAPFDATLPDTHSMLTWSQADRVVGFRNDYRNYAGDVFRHGKATPLLAAEKPLTDARYQVNGKTYTLQDYVKRQNVSGMLVLKDGKIAWKYLGEGNTDSTLWTSRSVGKSVVSALVGVALKEGKIHSLDDLITRYEPDLKGTAWDGVTLRQLITHTSGVAWNEDYTNPQSDFAQLTECEAKPGTYDCVRKLVKGLHREHPAGENWSYSSGGAWLLGDVLERATGMTLAAYLEKSIWQPYGMANDGVWHAYRKGQHDVGAHGFNATLEDWGRFGEFILHNGTLPSGKQILPDGWVKESSDWTQAKGSVSDAHPKGLYGYQWWNNEVPATATDVKPAPEDSLKDSLWALGIFGQMIMVNQKENLVIVQWSTWPQAEPSFSAQPLEASLMFSAIAQALR comes from the coding sequence ATGAAAAACAAAACGTTAAACCGCAGCCTGCTCGCCGCACTGGTGGTCAGCAGCCTCTTATCCCCTGCCGTTATGGCTGCCTGTCACGGCACCGACCTCAACCAGTGCCCTGCACCGTTTGACGCAACTCTTCCCGACACGCACAGCATGCTCACCTGGAGTCAGGCGGATCGCGTGGTGGGCTTTCGTAACGACTATCGCAACTACGCGGGCGATGTTTTCCGCCACGGAAAGGCCACACCGCTGCTGGCAGCAGAGAAACCGCTTACCGACGCCCGCTATCAGGTTAATGGCAAGACCTATACCCTCCAGGATTACGTGAAGCGCCAGAACGTCAGCGGCATGCTGGTGCTGAAGGACGGCAAAATAGCGTGGAAATATCTGGGTGAAGGCAATACCGATTCCACGCTCTGGACATCACGTTCGGTGGGGAAATCCGTGGTCTCTGCGCTGGTCGGGGTCGCCCTTAAAGAGGGCAAAATCCACTCCCTTGACGATCTTATCACCCGCTACGAACCCGATTTAAAAGGCACGGCGTGGGATGGGGTGACGCTGAGACAGCTGATCACTCACACCTCTGGCGTGGCGTGGAACGAAGACTACACCAACCCACAGTCTGATTTCGCGCAGCTCACCGAATGCGAAGCGAAGCCGGGCACCTACGACTGCGTGCGTAAGCTGGTGAAGGGGTTACATCGGGAACACCCGGCCGGAGAGAACTGGTCCTATTCATCGGGTGGCGCGTGGCTGCTGGGTGACGTGCTGGAGCGCGCCACCGGTATGACGCTGGCGGCGTACCTGGAGAAAAGCATCTGGCAGCCGTACGGGATGGCGAACGACGGCGTATGGCATGCCTACCGTAAAGGCCAGCACGATGTCGGCGCGCACGGCTTTAACGCCACGCTGGAAGACTGGGGCCGCTTCGGCGAATTTATCCTGCATAACGGTACGCTCCCTTCGGGCAAACAGATCCTGCCTGACGGCTGGGTAAAAGAGTCGTCAGACTGGACCCAGGCGAAAGGCTCCGTCTCAGACGCGCATCCGAAAGGGTTGTACGGCTATCAGTGGTGGAATAACGAGGTGCCCGCCACGGCCACAGACGTTAAGCCCGCGCCAGAGGATTCCCTGAAAGATTCACTCTGGGCGCTGGGGATTTTTGGCCAGATGATTATGGTGAAT
- a CDS encoding LysR family transcriptional regulator, which produces MKGEEAMVYSFAQLEAFTAVAEHGSLMKAAIKLGKDRTTLRDLIDFLEDGLGYALFLREGRSVRLTPEGEQLQRQAHLLMRQVKAFEAFARAVPDSATQDIALVYDPFTPRAFLQALIAEMAAQKIRLSLTSASRDEAEAMLASGEADLGICQARNRSVGNEMEWRALGAIDMDFYAADALFAKVATPVSLLDLSLVPQVVMHAASDEPVARRLQIAGHTLFTNEIEMLRGLLEQGCGWGFLPTHLHATQWKNVKRLPTEVGSQGISQTMVTIWKPGSDKRERINQTLSRLPALWKRSAL; this is translated from the coding sequence ATGAAGGGAGAGGAAGCGATGGTCTATTCATTTGCCCAGCTGGAGGCGTTTACCGCGGTGGCAGAGCACGGCAGCCTGATGAAGGCGGCCATTAAGCTCGGTAAAGACCGTACGACCCTGCGCGATCTGATCGATTTTCTTGAGGACGGGCTGGGTTATGCCCTGTTCCTGCGCGAGGGACGCAGCGTGCGGCTAACGCCTGAAGGGGAACAGCTTCAGCGACAGGCGCACCTGCTGATGCGTCAGGTGAAAGCCTTTGAGGCCTTTGCCAGAGCGGTGCCGGACAGCGCGACGCAGGACATTGCCCTTGTTTACGATCCGTTCACTCCCCGGGCTTTTCTGCAGGCGCTGATTGCAGAAATGGCGGCACAAAAAATACGCCTGAGCCTGACCAGCGCGTCGCGTGACGAGGCGGAAGCCATGCTGGCGAGCGGAGAGGCGGATTTAGGTATCTGCCAGGCGCGCAACCGCAGCGTGGGTAATGAGATGGAGTGGCGGGCTTTGGGAGCCATCGACATGGATTTTTACGCCGCAGACGCGCTTTTTGCGAAGGTTGCCACGCCGGTTTCGCTGCTCGATCTCTCTCTGGTTCCGCAGGTGGTTATGCATGCCGCGTCAGATGAACCGGTTGCCCGTCGTCTGCAAATTGCCGGGCATACCCTTTTCACTAATGAAATTGAGATGCTGCGCGGCCTGCTGGAGCAGGGCTGTGGCTGGGGCTTTTTGCCGACCCATCTTCATGCGACGCAGTGGAAAAACGTAAAAAGGCTGCCCACCGAAGTGGGCAGCCAGGGGATAAGTCAGACGATGGTCACTATCTGGAAGCCGGGCAGCGACAAGCGTGAACGGATCAATCAAACGTTGTCGCGGCTGCCGGCACTATGGAAACGCTCAGCGCTGTGA
- a CDS encoding flavocytochrome c, producing MSTNERILSPFTLPNGTELKNRLLMAPMTTCTGYYDGTVTSELVEYYRARSGSIGTIIVECCFIDDLGLAFPGAIGIDNDEKIAGLAKIADAIKSKGSKALLQIYHGGRMVDPKLIGGRTPVGPSAVAAPRDGAATPVAMTGEEVEGMIGKFGEAVRRAIQAGFDGVEIHGANTYLIQQFYSPNSNQRDDEWGGSRDNRAKFPLAVLDITHKMVRQYADDAFIIGYRFSPEELEVPGIRFEDTMYLLEKLAARGVDYLHFSVGATLRPSIVDTQDPTPLIKKYCAMRSETLAQVPVMGVGGVVNAADVNEALDSGYDLIAVGRATIAYPDWTDRIAAGESLELFMDSTKREDLSIPEPLWRFSLVEAMIRDMSMGESKFKPGMFTEKVQDDVNELVINVSLETDRIADIALASGPSEDVEFVTSFEEIRTRILDANTPHVDAITGATSQSEAVKKAVSKAMLKSSKALAAEEGADPNATRSVDVVVVGSGGAGLAAAIQAHDEGASVLIVEKMPTIGGNTIKASAGMNAAETRFQRVKGIQDSKELFYQESLKGGGNKNNPELLRRFVENAPQAIEWLATRGIMLNDITTTGGMSIDRTHRPKDGSAVGGYLISGLVRNVNKRNIDVMLDTSVSDILFENGEVTGVRLTTEENETLTVTIKSVIVATGGFSANSQMVVKYRPDLEGFVTTNHKGATGGGIALLERIGAGTVDMGEIQIHPTVEQKTSYLISESIRGGGAILVNQQGNRFFNEMETRDKVSASIIALPEKYAYIVFDEHVRAKNKAADEYIAKGFVTSASSPKALAEALGMDYHAFLATLERYNGFVEKQHDDDFGRTTALRAPINEGPFYAIQIAPGVHHTMGGVTINTETCVLDSNHNVLPGAFAAGEVVGGIHGGNRIGGNAVADIIIFGTLAGHQAAMRSKRT from the coding sequence ATGAGCACTAACGAACGTATTCTGAGCCCCTTCACATTACCGAATGGCACCGAACTGAAAAACCGTTTGTTAATGGCACCCATGACCACCTGTACCGGCTATTACGACGGCACGGTCACCAGCGAGCTGGTGGAGTACTATCGGGCCCGTTCCGGCAGCATTGGTACCATTATTGTTGAATGCTGCTTTATCGATGATCTCGGCCTTGCGTTCCCCGGCGCGATTGGTATCGATAATGACGAGAAAATCGCCGGGCTGGCGAAAATCGCGGACGCCATTAAATCCAAAGGCTCGAAAGCCCTGCTGCAGATCTACCACGGCGGCCGTATGGTCGATCCAAAACTGATCGGTGGCCGCACGCCGGTTGGCCCAAGCGCCGTTGCCGCGCCGCGTGACGGGGCCGCCACGCCGGTTGCCATGACCGGCGAAGAAGTGGAAGGCATGATCGGCAAGTTTGGTGAAGCCGTTCGCCGTGCTATTCAGGCTGGTTTCGACGGGGTTGAAATTCACGGCGCAAATACCTACCTGATTCAGCAGTTCTACTCCCCGAACTCTAACCAGCGCGACGACGAGTGGGGCGGCAGCCGCGATAACCGCGCTAAATTCCCGCTGGCGGTGCTGGATATCACGCACAAAATGGTGCGCCAGTACGCGGACGATGCGTTCATTATTGGCTACCGTTTCTCCCCTGAAGAGCTGGAAGTCCCGGGCATCCGCTTTGAAGACACCATGTACCTGCTGGAAAAACTGGCGGCGCGCGGTGTGGATTATCTGCACTTCTCCGTAGGGGCGACCCTGCGTCCTTCCATTGTCGACACGCAGGACCCAACCCCGCTCATCAAAAAATATTGCGCCATGCGCTCTGAAACCCTGGCTCAGGTTCCGGTGATGGGGGTCGGCGGCGTGGTGAATGCCGCAGACGTTAACGAGGCGCTGGATAGCGGTTACGACCTGATTGCCGTGGGGCGCGCTACCATCGCTTACCCGGACTGGACTGACCGGATCGCGGCCGGTGAAAGTCTGGAGCTGTTTATGGACAGCACCAAACGCGAAGATCTGAGCATTCCTGAACCGCTGTGGCGTTTCTCGCTGGTGGAAGCGATGATCCGCGATATGAGCATGGGCGAATCAAAATTCAAACCAGGCATGTTCACTGAGAAGGTGCAGGACGATGTTAACGAACTGGTAATCAACGTCAGTCTGGAAACCGATCGCATCGCCGATATTGCGCTGGCGTCTGGCCCGAGCGAAGACGTTGAGTTTGTCACCAGCTTTGAAGAGATCCGCACCCGCATTCTGGACGCCAATACCCCGCACGTGGATGCCATCACGGGTGCAACCAGCCAGAGTGAAGCGGTGAAAAAAGCGGTCTCTAAAGCGATGCTGAAATCCAGCAAAGCGCTGGCGGCAGAAGAGGGCGCTGACCCGAACGCGACCCGCAGTGTGGATGTGGTGGTAGTGGGTAGCGGCGGTGCCGGTCTGGCCGCAGCCATTCAGGCCCACGATGAAGGCGCGAGCGTGCTGATTGTTGAGAAGATGCCAACCATCGGCGGGAACACCATCAAAGCTTCTGCCGGGATGAATGCCGCCGAGACGCGCTTCCAGCGGGTGAAAGGGATCCAGGACAGCAAAGAGCTGTTCTACCAGGAGAGCCTGAAAGGGGGCGGTAACAAGAACAACCCGGAACTGCTGCGCCGCTTCGTGGAGAATGCGCCGCAGGCGATTGAATGGCTGGCAACCCGCGGCATTATGCTGAATGACATCACCACCACCGGCGGGATGAGCATTGACCGTACGCACCGTCCAAAAGACGGCTCTGCGGTAGGCGGCTATCTGATCAGCGGCCTGGTGCGTAACGTCAACAAACGCAACATCGACGTGATGCTCGATACGTCCGTCAGCGACATCCTGTTCGAAAACGGCGAAGTCACCGGCGTGCGTCTGACCACAGAAGAGAACGAAACCCTCACCGTGACCATTAAAAGCGTCATTGTCGCCACCGGTGGCTTCAGCGCCAACAGCCAGATGGTGGTGAAATACCGCCCTGACCTGGAAGGTTTTGTCACCACCAACCACAAAGGGGCAACCGGCGGCGGTATCGCGCTGCTGGAACGCATCGGTGCCGGTACGGTAGATATGGGTGAAATTCAGATCCACCCAACCGTTGAGCAGAAAACCTCGTACCTGATTTCCGAATCCATTCGCGGCGGCGGAGCGATTCTGGTGAACCAGCAGGGGAACCGTTTCTTCAATGAAATGGAAACTCGCGATAAAGTCTCGGCGTCAATCATCGCACTGCCGGAGAAATACGCGTATATCGTCTTTGACGAGCACGTTCGTGCCAAAAACAAAGCGGCGGATGAGTACATCGCCAAAGGCTTTGTGACCAGCGCCAGCTCGCCAAAAGCCCTTGCCGAGGCGCTGGGTATGGATTACCACGCTTTCCTGGCGACCCTTGAGCGCTACAACGGCTTTGTTGAAAAACAGCATGACGATGATTTTGGCCGTACCACCGCGCTGCGTGCGCCCATCAACGAAGGGCCATTCTACGCCATTCAGATTGCGCCGGGCGTGCACCACACCATGGGCGGCGTAACCATCAACACCGAAACCTGCGTGCTGGACAGCAACCACAACGTGCTGCCAGGGGCGTTTGCGGCCGGTGAAGTGGTCGGCGGGATCCACGGCGGTAACCGTATCGGCGGTAACGCGGTGGCAGATATCATTATTTTTGGTACGCTTGCAGGACATCAGGCGGCGATGCGCTCAAAAAGAACGTAA